The following coding sequences are from one Bacteroidales bacterium window:
- a CDS encoding T9SS type A sorting domain-containing protein, with protein MKSILFLFWLILLFSVTFLKCQGQHVSSMKSNDADYVQAFKDTLIHMADRSDNEYLKSHFKSIVAVINSKQNSSSQDTLMLVSMYNAFLNKNSSTGPAYTASYLGRKRPLILSWVSPTDGMVSFSWLTLPKDWDPKKKYPMYVQLHGLWSVAANSTEYLSYPYVQPASDNRSFEDGYLLSPWGRGNYWYLGISETDIWEGISALKNAFLIDSARNYLTGHSMGGYGAWSIAGKSPNTWAALGIYAGALWYLPYVLTDENAEALKQVPTYFVCGTNDNLLDVNEDAYRMLQAAGNKDLQFVTFTGGHEYTETNVYNMYLWMRTRVKGNQATITGSVYALPEIKLECSPNPASDHTTVNITVRKPVKCSVSIYNQTGYLTRQINDVTAETGTNSIQLDTSEFTRGVYFVKIVSGSGLTGSKLVIY; from the coding sequence ATGAAATCTATTCTCTTTTTATTCTGGCTAATCCTATTATTTTCAGTTACTTTTTTAAAATGCCAGGGTCAGCATGTTTCGTCAATGAAAAGCAATGATGCCGATTATGTTCAGGCATTTAAAGATACGCTTATTCACATGGCCGACCGGTCCGATAACGAATATCTCAAATCGCATTTCAAATCGATTGTAGCCGTTATCAATAGCAAACAGAATTCCTCGTCCCAGGATACCTTAATGCTGGTAAGCATGTACAATGCCTTTCTCAATAAAAATTCATCCACCGGACCGGCCTATACCGCTTCATATCTTGGCCGGAAAAGGCCCCTGATACTTTCATGGGTTTCGCCCACCGATGGTATGGTTTCATTTTCATGGCTAACCTTGCCTAAGGACTGGGATCCGAAAAAGAAATATCCCATGTATGTTCAGTTGCACGGATTGTGGAGTGTAGCTGCCAATTCAACCGAGTATCTGAGCTACCCCTATGTTCAGCCTGCATCAGATAACCGGTCGTTCGAAGACGGATACCTGCTTTCTCCCTGGGGTCGCGGAAACTACTGGTATCTTGGTATTTCTGAAACCGACATATGGGAGGGCATTTCCGCATTGAAGAATGCTTTCCTGATCGATTCGGCACGTAATTACCTTACCGGACACTCCATGGGCGGATATGGAGCCTGGAGCATAGCAGGCAAATCGCCCAATACATGGGCGGCTTTGGGTATTTATGCCGGTGCGCTTTGGTATCTGCCCTATGTGTTAACCGATGAAAACGCAGAAGCTCTAAAACAGGTTCCCACTTATTTTGTGTGCGGCACGAATGATAACCTCCTTGATGTTAATGAAGATGCATACCGCATGCTTCAGGCAGCCGGAAACAAGGATTTGCAGTTTGTTACTTTCACCGGAGGGCATGAGTACACCGAAACCAATGTCTACAACATGTATCTGTGGATGAGAACACGGGTGAAAGGAAACCAGGCAACAATAACCGGTTCAGTGTATGCATTACCTGAAATAAAACTCGAATGCTCACCAAACCCGGCTTCTGACCATACAACAGTAAATATAACTGTTCGCAAACCGGTAAAATGTTCTGTTTCCATTTATAATCAAACAGGATACCTGACCCGGCAAATAAATGATGTTACTGCGGAAACAGGAACAAATTCTATACAATTGGATACTTCAGAATTTACCAGGGGAGTATATTTCGTAAAAATTGTTTCTGGCTCAGGGCTTACCGGAAGTAAGCTAGTTATTTATTAA
- a CDS encoding helix-turn-helix transcriptional regulator, with amino-acid sequence MKIFIQNMVCNRCKMVVKTELEKLGLHYAHLELGEVEVMEEITTEQLDKLNVALKLTGLELMDDKKSILIEKIKTTIIELVHHTDEQIKTNLSDFLSEKLNYNYTYLANLFSEVKGTTIEKFYLSNKIEKVKELLVYDELNLTEIADKLHYSSVAHLSNQFKKMTGLTPSHFKNLKHKRRSALGNM; translated from the coding sequence TTGAAGATTTTTATTCAAAACATGGTTTGCAACCGCTGTAAAATGGTTGTAAAGACAGAGCTGGAAAAACTGGGGTTGCATTACGCTCATCTTGAACTGGGTGAAGTGGAAGTTATGGAAGAAATTACAACGGAACAATTAGATAAACTGAACGTTGCACTGAAGTTAACTGGTCTGGAACTTATGGATGATAAAAAAAGTATTTTGATTGAAAAAATTAAAACAACCATAATCGAATTGGTACATCATACCGATGAACAGATTAAGACCAATCTTTCAGACTTCCTGAGCGAGAAACTAAATTATAATTATACCTACCTGGCTAATCTGTTTTCAGAGGTTAAAGGAACCACAATTGAAAAGTTTTATCTTTCCAACAAAATAGAAAAAGTAAAAGAGTTATTGGTTTATGATGAGCTTAATCTTACCGAAATTGCTGATAAACTTCATTACAGCAGTGTAGCCCACCTTTCAAATCAGTTTAAAAAAATGACCGGACTTACTCCATCACATTTTAAAAACCTTAAGCACAAAAGGCGTAGTGCACTAGGTAACATGTGA
- a CDS encoding lmo0937 family membrane protein, with amino-acid sequence MGNLLYVIAVILVIAWAIGFMGFHAGGIIHVLLVIALIVVLVRVISGRRPI; translated from the coding sequence ATGGGAAATCTACTTTACGTTATTGCAGTGATCCTGGTTATTGCATGGGCAATCGGGTTTATGGGATTTCATGCCGGCGGCATAATACATGTTCTTCTTGTTATTGCACTCATTGTGGTATTAGTGCGGGTAATTTCAGGCAGAAGACCTATCTGA
- a CDS encoding PAS domain-containing protein, with protein MKKENRPAKKEPSGFDRITDQLMRGDNFKSIFENADLSADDESLGTSILNSFSEIIAFYEPDHRIKWLNEAGKKKIGVTDNSYIGKKCYQVWYGSKSPCSQCPVVTKDHHTTDRVTTRNDNGSWLVRHTPLFDKKGNTLGYIEFSADITEKLKLESLQKELAADSLYINQKNKITQEIKTELDKILNLNKKYSRKNFSRIYEILNSYTRLDNDWDMLIKHFEQIHPDFFNNLIRQFPSLSVNDLKHCACIRLNFDTKETARFFNVRPESVKMSRVRLKKKLNLSFQSDLRSFILNY; from the coding sequence ATGAAAAAGGAAAACCGGCCTGCGAAAAAAGAGCCTTCAGGATTTGACCGGATAACCGATCAGCTGATGAGAGGCGATAACTTCAAATCGATATTTGAAAACGCTGACCTTTCGGCGGATGACGAATCACTGGGGACAAGCATTCTCAATTCCTTTTCTGAAATCATTGCATTTTATGAACCCGATCACCGGATCAAATGGCTCAATGAAGCCGGCAAGAAGAAGATAGGTGTCACAGACAATTCTTATATCGGTAAAAAGTGTTACCAGGTTTGGTACGGGTCAAAATCTCCCTGTTCTCAATGCCCGGTGGTTACAAAAGATCACCATACAACCGACCGGGTTACAACCCGCAATGATAATGGATCGTGGCTTGTAAGGCATACCCCGCTTTTCGATAAAAAGGGAAATACCCTGGGCTATATTGAATTCAGTGCAGATATTACTGAAAAGTTGAAACTGGAGTCTCTTCAGAAAGAACTCGCTGCTGATTCCTTATATATTAATCAAAAGAACAAAATCACACAGGAGATTAAAACCGAATTGGATAAAATTCTCAATCTGAATAAGAAATACTCACGCAAGAATTTCAGCCGCATATATGAGATCCTGAATTCCTATACACGCCTTGATAATGACTGGGATATGCTGATCAAGCATTTCGAGCAGATCCATCCTGATTTTTTCAATAACCTGATCCGGCAATTTCCTTCCCTTTCAGTGAACGATCTCAAGCATTGTGCCTGTATCCGCCTTAATTTTGATACAAAAGAAACCGCACGGTTTTTTAATGTCCGGCCGGAATCGGTAAAAATGTCAAGGGTAAGGCTGAAAAAGAAACTGAATTTATCGTTTCAAAGTGATCTCAGGAGCTTCATCCTGAATTATTGA
- a CDS encoding ATP-binding protein has translation MDNLKFVSRYLLMPIVLLIFLTAFVYIYRDIRHRIIHEYTHEQLILAETASKGITSFFKEYKSDLLYMAQLGDIIHYSDATRKLMANYYYQHSEIISAITRMDGKGKILYTYPENPAVIGTDITYQSHVKKLMDTHETVISDVFVSAQGYRAIAVHVPVFDRNEFAGSLAMLIPIDELGKLYLGKIEVRGNGDAWLISESGIELYCPHENHTGKSLLELSGNDRVNISLLEKIANQGSGTAVGVHPDSVVKKVKHNELYITFYRTPLANTYWTILISCQEKAIYRDLTTLRNRLILIFSIFLFIITFYFFSLVKVRNVLREEAKRLKAEKTLKESEEKFRRIFEDHTAVQFLIDPANTVIIDANSAATDFYGWSRIEFKGMPVSQINTSPIEKIQKDIQKVLSHHRDYFEFTHKLKDGTLRDVEIFTGKIKIGGMDVLHSIIHDVTERKKAELDLIKAKEQAEESDRLKTAFLQNMSHEIRTPMNAIIGFSSLLPDTYNDKERLEQYADIITTRCNHLLDIINGILDISKIESGQLTVNAEECNLNVLFAELYDFFSEHPLRKKKPHISFKMQALCHLDDLIITTDMVKLRQIFINLIGNAFKYTDSGSVEAGCKYDKTGSLVFYVSDTGIGIPGDKHNLVFNRFVQVQDDRNISYGGTGLGLSIVKGLVNMLGGKVWLESEAGKGSVFYFSIGGTM, from the coding sequence ATGGATAATCTGAAATTTGTTTCCCGGTATCTTTTAATGCCGATAGTGCTTCTGATATTCCTTACCGCATTCGTGTATATATACAGGGATATCAGGCATCGAATTATCCATGAATATACCCATGAACAGCTCATACTCGCTGAAACCGCATCAAAAGGCATCACTTCATTCTTCAAAGAATATAAATCCGATTTGCTTTACATGGCTCAACTGGGTGATATCATTCACTACTCCGATGCCACAAGAAAGCTGATGGCCAATTATTATTACCAGCACAGCGAAATCATTTCAGCCATTACCCGTATGGACGGGAAAGGCAAAATCCTTTACACATATCCTGAAAATCCTGCCGTTATAGGCACCGACATAACCTATCAAAGTCATGTTAAAAAGTTAATGGATACCCATGAAACGGTTATTAGTGATGTGTTTGTTTCGGCTCAGGGTTACAGGGCAATTGCAGTGCATGTGCCTGTATTTGACAGGAATGAGTTCGCCGGTAGCCTGGCCATGCTGATACCAATTGATGAACTTGGCAAACTATATCTAGGCAAGATTGAAGTCCGTGGCAACGGCGATGCCTGGCTGATAAGTGAAAGCGGCATCGAGCTGTATTGTCCTCATGAAAACCATACGGGCAAATCGCTTTTAGAACTCTCAGGAAATGATCGCGTGAACATCAGTTTGCTTGAGAAGATCGCAAATCAGGGCAGCGGAACAGCTGTGGGTGTTCACCCCGATTCGGTTGTTAAAAAAGTAAAGCACAATGAATTGTATATAACCTTCTACCGTACTCCACTTGCCAATACTTACTGGACTATCCTGATTTCATGCCAGGAAAAGGCGATTTACAGAGATCTTACCACTCTTCGCAACCGGTTGATCCTGATTTTTTCAATATTTCTTTTCATCATCACCTTTTATTTCTTTTCATTAGTAAAGGTCAGGAATGTGCTGCGCGAAGAAGCCAAACGACTGAAAGCTGAAAAAACACTTAAGGAAAGTGAAGAGAAATTCCGCCGGATATTTGAGGATCATACCGCTGTTCAGTTTCTGATCGATCCGGCCAACACAGTCATTATCGATGCAAACAGCGCTGCGACAGATTTTTATGGCTGGAGCCGAATTGAATTCAAAGGTATGCCTGTTTCACAAATCAATACAAGTCCGATAGAAAAGATTCAAAAGGATATTCAAAAAGTATTATCACATCATCGTGATTACTTTGAATTCACACACAAACTGAAAGACGGAACATTACGGGATGTTGAAATCTTTACCGGCAAAATCAAGATTGGAGGTATGGATGTGCTTCACTCCATAATTCATGATGTCACCGAAAGGAAAAAAGCCGAGCTTGATCTTATTAAAGCCAAAGAACAAGCTGAAGAAAGCGACAGGCTTAAAACAGCCTTCCTCCAAAACATGAGTCATGAGATTCGGACACCCATGAATGCCATTATCGGATTTTCATCGCTGCTGCCTGATACATACAACGACAAGGAAAGACTCGAGCAATACGCCGATATTATTACAACCCGGTGCAACCACCTTCTGGATATCATAAACGGGATACTCGACATTTCAAAAATCGAATCCGGCCAGCTCACTGTCAATGCAGAAGAATGTAACCTGAATGTATTGTTTGCCGAACTCTATGATTTTTTCTCGGAACATCCCTTGCGCAAGAAAAAGCCCCATATCAGCTTTAAAATGCAGGCTCTCTGCCACCTGGATGATCTTATAATCACAACGGATATGGTTAAGCTTCGCCAGATTTTCATTAACCTCATCGGAAATGCTTTTAAATATACTGACAGCGGATCGGTTGAGGCCGGCTGTAAATACGATAAAACAGGCAGTCTTGTATTTTATGTTTCAGATACCGGAATAGGAATACCGGGTGACAAGCATAATTTGGTTTTTAACCGGTTTGTGCAGGTTCAGGATGACCGGAATATTTCATACGGCGGGACCGGACTGGGCCTTTCCATAGTAAAAGGACTGGTTAACATGTTGGGCGGAAAGGTGTGGCTCGAATCTGAGGCAGGAAAAGGATCTGTATTTTATTTCAGTATAGGCGGAACAATGTAA
- a CDS encoding transglutaminase-like domain-containing protein, whose translation MKRYFLFSAFIFCISAIYGQIPQNSYHVINKVVVNNSDNQLTKLAFILPLAQSNPYQTVTHVNFHNGQKLDIPGSDDSYIRWILTDHLPGTNQSKETYYEFDVTLNAVNIDFSKIDTIYSYDKTSEIFRWYTGASGEYVDPHNDLISRVGDSIWSQSLDVLDYARRSYEWVASHYHYLNPYTGLHTLQQILNAGGGDCGNLTSIYVSLLRNKGIPARHIVTVRPDGVYHVWADFYLEKYGWIPVDVTYKNSNPRGDFFGKYDGSGIVMTKNVWLPVDKGNGETYYADILQSYTLWMWSNNNGGSRLTSSHKVLSTQYQMSSAD comes from the coding sequence ATGAAGAGATATTTCTTATTTTCCGCTTTCATTTTCTGTATTTCGGCTATCTATGGTCAAATACCCCAGAATAGTTACCATGTTATTAATAAGGTAGTAGTCAATAACTCAGATAATCAGCTGACAAAACTGGCATTTATACTGCCACTGGCTCAATCGAACCCTTATCAGACGGTCACCCATGTGAATTTTCACAACGGGCAGAAACTCGATATCCCGGGAAGTGATGACAGCTATATACGCTGGATTCTCACTGATCATTTGCCTGGTACGAACCAGTCAAAAGAAACCTATTATGAATTCGATGTAACACTAAACGCGGTCAACATTGACTTCAGTAAAATTGACACCATCTATTCCTATGATAAAACCTCTGAAATTTTCAGATGGTATACCGGGGCAAGCGGTGAATATGTTGATCCGCATAACGATTTAATAAGCAGGGTGGGGGACAGCATCTGGTCACAATCCCTTGATGTTCTCGATTATGCCCGTCGCAGCTATGAATGGGTGGCCAGTCATTATCACTATCTGAATCCTTACACCGGTTTGCATACGTTGCAGCAGATACTAAATGCAGGCGGAGGTGATTGCGGAAATCTTACTTCAATTTATGTCTCTTTGCTCAGAAATAAAGGAATCCCTGCCAGGCATATTGTTACCGTTCGCCCTGATGGTGTATACCATGTTTGGGCCGATTTTTACCTCGAAAAATATGGCTGGATACCTGTTGATGTGACGTATAAAAATTCAAATCCAAGAGGCGATTTCTTTGGAAAATATGATGGTAGCGGCATTGTTATGACTAAAAACGTATGGCTGCCGGTTGATAAGGGCAATGGCGAAACCTATTATGCCGATATCCTTCAGAGCTATACTCTCTGGATGTGGTCAAATAATAACGGCGGCAGCCGGCTTACTTCAAGCCATAAGGTGCTTTCCACCCAGTACCAGATGTCGTCGGCGGATTGA
- a CDS encoding sialate O-acetylesterase, whose product MKRIFYAAFAFLLCFTLTVQGQSPSFETFINPVIPGDHPDATLTKVGRDFYTTGSSFNVTPVIYHSTDLVHWEAIAQPVKASWNNFGSNAGGGCWGGHVVYYNGVFWDFFGRAGSMYFVKAAHPEGPWSSPVKVNDPAALPFGLGQDNSIFIDDNNKWYLLVKNGQANNAIVELNENGQASGTVYNLNWLNPSPYPYSWAEGPVMWKEHGYYYYCFARDLAGGEKVMRSTVLSADKNEWTMLGDFFNTTDPLKSSSLFTEPNHNSPAVMLDDSTSWVIHPLYARDEWKGQGRQGLLNQVKYNSSYRPVADYPVNKVFSAPDLPSGGIPWMVPKSDDFCRTTLNPEWSFIGYTPDATWSLTDQKGWLRLSPKSSSLPNTIVKNDGEHNYSIITRLRFTAASPEDEAGLRIIRGDETKFVRLYSGYNSSGEKIIGFRYDNTVYSALNTIGDELWLKLVRINHLVYGYYSSDGTDWKQVGSGINISVIDSYADLSTFTGTRQGVYVQHSPALFDLYIYRDAYTPIMASCVANQSGTSPLNTGILDNIHNSDWAMYAGVEFGNPDYGRKADTLIITAASVNGGRAEIWLDSIASGILAGTCEITSTGNTGTFRNFKTPVLSVTGRHDVYVKFTGENANPLFLLKEIRFVPITAPHVLSATTLNDSVIYLRADKHILIDSIGGFTVQLNSSVDSVTDISIHPADSAVLLIQIKNRVVFGDKVRISYDGNFIQSNDGLKLASFSDFTVMNTIADTHSVQPDTTFHIYLMFGQSNMEGAGTIEPRDRLINPRVWMMQDSTCPNLDRVYGQWYPAAPPLNRCWGKLGPGDSFGRMLGEQAPAYVSKIGLINVSVSGCNIFIYKKGCPDGLDQISQGIPFSCGYTWLLDLAKKAQKAGVIKGIIFHQGETNNTDQTWKSTVKQIVSDLKSDLGLGDIPFLAGELLYAEYGSCCSAHNVEINKLPAIIPNAHVISAAGLPGADYAHFTSASYRTFGERYARKMLKLVYNVCDSSVIEPWYKINGGTETKGDKLIISKGQNLVLSPHPSNELGTWSWTGAGTSGTSRTQTVTFTGNGEYKAYVTYTNECGTLSRLQYSIVVCDSTPVESWYQVNNGDWIRSSKLSALRGSTLLLGPRAADTTGTWSWSGGGTRGTSRLQRINTSIAGVYTARPVYTNVCGAKSRMAITFSICDSARIESWYRIDNGVELKSDSVTVEQNAVLVLTPRPVSGGTWDWSGAGLAGSDREQTVNTEAAGNYLAKAVYTNACGIQSHMSVKIVVTESTGTNNPENTSVLIYPNPADQQLTIEDKGQSGILKEEILNNLGELVITQDPALSSHFTIDISRLSPGVYYLRLVVAKGIIVRKFIKSN is encoded by the coding sequence ATGAAACGAATATTCTACGCTGCTTTTGCTTTTCTGCTTTGTTTTACACTTACTGTACAGGGCCAGTCACCTTCTTTTGAAACCTTCATCAATCCTGTAATACCGGGTGACCATCCTGATGCTACGCTTACAAAAGTCGGCAGGGATTTTTATACAACCGGATCGTCTTTTAATGTTACTCCTGTCATCTATCATTCAACCGACCTTGTGCACTGGGAAGCCATAGCACAGCCTGTTAAAGCATCATGGAATAATTTTGGCAGCAATGCGGGTGGCGGTTGCTGGGGAGGTCATGTGGTTTATTACAACGGGGTATTCTGGGATTTTTTCGGAAGGGCCGGAAGCATGTATTTTGTCAAAGCAGCTCATCCGGAAGGTCCATGGAGCAGCCCGGTTAAGGTGAATGATCCGGCTGCTTTGCCATTCGGACTCGGCCAGGATAATTCAATATTCATAGACGACAATAACAAATGGTACCTGCTTGTAAAGAATGGTCAGGCTAATAATGCTATTGTGGAGCTGAACGAGAACGGACAAGCATCCGGAACGGTATATAACCTGAACTGGCTAAATCCGTCGCCTTATCCTTACAGCTGGGCGGAGGGCCCTGTTATGTGGAAAGAGCACGGGTATTATTACTATTGTTTTGCCCGTGACCTTGCAGGAGGTGAAAAAGTAATGAGAAGTACCGTACTATCCGCGGACAAAAATGAGTGGACAATGCTCGGCGACTTTTTCAATACAACCGATCCGCTTAAGAGCAGCTCGTTGTTCACAGAGCCGAATCACAACTCCCCCGCGGTTATGCTTGATGACAGCACATCGTGGGTTATTCATCCGCTGTATGCCAGGGATGAATGGAAAGGACAGGGCAGACAGGGATTGCTGAACCAGGTGAAGTACAACAGTTCGTACAGGCCGGTTGCCGATTACCCGGTAAATAAGGTTTTCTCAGCCCCTGATCTTCCTTCGGGAGGAATCCCCTGGATGGTGCCGAAATCCGACGATTTTTGCCGTACAACCCTGAACCCTGAGTGGAGTTTTATCGGGTACACGCCGGATGCCACCTGGTCATTGACAGATCAAAAAGGTTGGCTCCGTTTGTCGCCCAAAAGTTCATCATTACCCAACACCATTGTAAAGAATGACGGTGAACACAATTATTCTATAATAACACGACTGCGGTTCACAGCAGCCTCACCCGAAGATGAAGCCGGTTTGCGCATTATCCGGGGTGATGAAACCAAATTTGTAAGGCTTTACAGCGGATACAACTCATCCGGCGAGAAAATTATCGGTTTCCGGTATGATAACACCGTGTATTCTGCACTGAATACAATAGGAGATGAACTCTGGCTAAAGCTGGTAAGGATCAACCACCTTGTTTACGGATATTACAGCAGTGACGGAACTGACTGGAAACAGGTTGGCAGTGGTATTAATATATCCGTAATTGATTCGTATGCTGATTTAAGCACCTTTACAGGTACCCGGCAGGGAGTATATGTTCAGCATTCTCCGGCACTTTTTGACCTGTATATTTACAGGGATGCCTACACTCCGATAATGGCTTCGTGTGTGGCCAATCAATCGGGTACTTCACCTTTAAACACGGGTATCCTCGACAATATACATAATAGCGACTGGGCTATGTATGCCGGGGTGGAATTCGGAAACCCCGATTACGGCCGGAAAGCGGATACCCTTATAATAACCGCCGCTTCTGTTAACGGAGGCCGTGCAGAAATCTGGCTTGATTCCATTGCAAGCGGAATACTTGCCGGTACTTGTGAAATTACATCTACAGGAAACACAGGAACCTTCAGGAATTTTAAAACACCTGTATTGTCGGTAACCGGGCGGCATGATGTATATGTAAAATTTACAGGAGAAAATGCAAATCCCTTGTTTCTTCTTAAAGAAATCCGGTTTGTTCCAATTACGGCTCCTCACGTCTTATCCGCCACAACATTAAATGATTCGGTAATTTATTTAAGAGCAGATAAACATATTCTTATCGACTCAATTGGCGGGTTCACTGTACAATTAAACAGCTCGGTTGATTCAGTGACGGATATTTCTATTCACCCGGCTGATTCAGCAGTACTGCTCATTCAAATTAAGAACAGGGTTGTATTTGGCGATAAAGTCAGAATTTCATATGATGGTAATTTTATTCAGTCAAATGATGGCCTGAAGCTTGCCTCCTTCTCTGACTTTACCGTGATGAACACCATCGCGGACACTCATTCGGTACAGCCTGACACCACTTTTCACATTTATCTTATGTTCGGGCAGTCGAACATGGAAGGTGCCGGCACCATTGAACCCCGGGACAGGCTTATCAATCCGAGGGTATGGATGATGCAGGATTCAACCTGTCCTAATCTCGACAGGGTTTATGGACAATGGTATCCGGCCGCTCCGCCATTGAACAGGTGCTGGGGCAAACTGGGCCCGGGAGATTCATTTGGCCGCATGCTGGGAGAACAGGCCCCTGCCTATGTATCTAAAATAGGTCTTATCAATGTTTCCGTGAGCGGTTGCAACATTTTTATCTATAAAAAAGGATGCCCCGACGGTTTAGACCAGATCAGCCAGGGAATACCTTTTTCATGCGGATATACATGGCTGCTCGACCTGGCAAAGAAGGCCCAGAAAGCGGGAGTTATCAAAGGAATCATTTTCCACCAGGGTGAAACCAACAACACCGATCAAACATGGAAATCTACAGTTAAGCAGATTGTATCAGACCTTAAGTCCGACCTGGGGTTGGGTGATATACCTTTCCTGGCAGGTGAGCTGTTATATGCCGAATACGGTTCATGCTGCAGTGCACACAATGTCGAAATCAATAAACTTCCGGCAATTATCCCGAACGCTCATGTAATTTCAGCTGCGGGACTGCCCGGTGCAGATTATGCGCACTTCACATCGGCCTCATACCGGACCTTCGGCGAAAGGTATGCACGCAAAATGCTGAAGCTGGTTTATAATGTATGTGATTCAAGTGTTATTGAACCGTGGTACAAAATAAACGGGGGAACCGAAACCAAAGGAGATAAACTAATAATCAGCAAAGGCCAGAATCTTGTTCTTTCACCTCACCCTTCAAATGAACTGGGCACATGGAGCTGGACAGGTGCAGGAACATCTGGCACATCGCGAACTCAAACAGTAACCTTTACGGGTAATGGTGAATATAAAGCTTATGTCACCTATACCAATGAATGCGGAACCCTAAGCAGGCTGCAATATTCAATAGTCGTTTGTGATTCCACACCTGTGGAGTCGTGGTACCAGGTTAACAATGGCGATTGGATCAGGTCTTCAAAACTGAGTGCACTCAGGGGCAGCACCCTGTTGTTGGGTCCCCGGGCAGCAGATACAACCGGTACCTGGAGCTGGAGCGGAGGCGGTACAAGAGGTACTTCACGTCTCCAGCGCATTAATACTTCAATTGCAGGAGTTTACACAGCCCGGCCTGTTTATACAAACGTTTGCGGTGCAAAATCCAGAATGGCAATAACATTCTCAATCTGCGACTCGGCAAGAATTGAATCATGGTACAGGATAGATAACGGAGTTGAATTAAAATCCGATTCAGTGACTGTAGAACAGAATGCAGTTCTGGTATTGACTCCCAGACCGGTATCGGGAGGAACCTGGGATTGGTCAGGTGCAGGATTGGCCGGATCAGACAGGGAACAAACAGTTAATACAGAAGCGGCCGGTAACTACCTTGCAAAAGCCGTATATACAAATGCCTGTGGAATTCAAAGCCACATGTCGGTTAAAATAGTGGTAACAGAATCAACGGGGACAAATAATCCTGAAAACACATCGGTCCTGATATATCCTAACCCGGCCGACCAGCAGCTGACAATTGAAGACAAAGGTCAATCGGGAATTCTGAAAGAAGAGATTCTGAATAACCTGGGTGAACTGGTGATTACACAGGACCCTGCTCTATCATCCCATTTCACAATCGATATCAGCAGGCTGAGCCCGGGAGTGTATTATCTAAGGTTAGTGGTTGCAAAAGGAATTATAGTAAGGAAATTTATTAAATCGAATTAG
- a CDS encoding porin family protein, with protein sequence MKTIKILIVVLSVLLFAGITSAQDLKRVEFGLRYMPTIASIDFKAYNNDIVKGSVSFNQGFGIRMGFNLSKHVGIETEVDYYQISQSFRDLDLSNKVNIKYFNIPVLLSLNTNRESVVNLNVVVGPSFGINAGASIKSSGTSNTENVRAVAAVKKGDIGFAYGAGLEFALNSNHTLRLDLGYRGFYGLVKIDANKTSDNTYNVIANASRKTNAAYAGITFLF encoded by the coding sequence ATGAAAACGATTAAAATTCTTATAGTTGTTTTGTCTGTGTTATTATTTGCTGGCATAACGAGTGCCCAGGACCTGAAAAGGGTCGAATTCGGTTTACGTTATATGCCAACTATTGCCTCGATAGATTTTAAGGCCTATAACAACGATATAGTTAAAGGCTCAGTTTCATTTAATCAGGGTTTTGGTATCAGGATGGGTTTCAATCTGAGCAAACATGTTGGTATTGAGACAGAAGTTGATTATTACCAGATTTCTCAGAGCTTCAGAGATCTCGATCTGAGTAATAAAGTAAATATAAAATATTTTAATATACCCGTGTTGCTTTCATTAAACACCAACAGGGAAAGCGTGGTCAATTTAAACGTAGTCGTGGGACCCTCATTCGGTATCAATGCCGGAGCATCAATTAAATCAAGCGGGACAAGTAATACTGAAAATGTGCGGGCTGTAGCTGCAGTCAAAAAAGGCGATATCGGTTTTGCTTATGGAGCAGGACTTGAATTTGCTCTTAACAGCAACCATACTCTCAGGCTAGACCTTGGTTACAGGGGCTTTTACGGTCTGGTAAAAATTGATGCCAATAAAACATCAGATAATACTTATAATGTAATTGCCAATGCATCAAGAAAAACAAATGCAGCTTATGCAGGAATAACCTTTCTGTTTTAA